In one window of Acidovorax sp. HDW3 DNA:
- a CDS encoding hydroxymethylpyrimidine/phosphomethylpyrimidine kinase, with the protein MLFNANDPSGAGGLTADVTSVISVGCHPLTVLTGAYARDTSDIHAHFTLSEDAVAEQARSVLEDMPVQAIKVGFAGSAANLGMIAHVAADYPELPLVAYMPPLSWWHEDEIEPYLQAFAELLLPQTSVLVGSHGALWRWLLPERASSRPPTARELAQAAAAQGAPCVLVSGIPVAAQQLGNQLCSPQGLLYSANTTRLESRFGGAGDTLAATLAALLASGHDLDAAAREALGYLERSLGQGFAPGMGQSLPNRMFWALTDDDNSPDDHPSFEATQPLAGL; encoded by the coding sequence TTGCTGTTCAACGCCAACGACCCCAGCGGCGCTGGCGGCTTGACGGCCGACGTGACCAGCGTGATCTCCGTCGGCTGCCACCCCCTGACGGTACTCACAGGCGCCTACGCCCGCGACACCAGCGACATCCACGCCCATTTCACCCTGTCCGAAGACGCCGTGGCCGAACAAGCGCGCAGCGTGCTCGAAGACATGCCGGTGCAGGCCATCAAAGTCGGCTTTGCCGGCAGCGCCGCCAACCTGGGCATGATTGCCCACGTCGCCGCCGACTATCCCGAGCTGCCGCTGGTCGCCTACATGCCGCCGCTGTCATGGTGGCACGAGGACGAGATCGAGCCCTACCTGCAAGCCTTTGCCGAGCTGCTGCTGCCGCAAACCAGCGTGCTCGTGGGCAGCCACGGCGCGCTCTGGCGCTGGCTGCTGCCCGAGCGCGCCAGCAGCCGCCCGCCCACAGCGCGCGAACTGGCCCAGGCAGCGGCAGCACAGGGCGCGCCCTGCGTACTGGTCAGCGGCATTCCAGTGGCGGCGCAGCAGCTGGGCAACCAACTGTGCAGCCCCCAGGGTCTGCTCTACAGCGCCAACACCACCCGCCTGGAAAGCCGCTTTGGCGGCGCGGGCGATACCTTGGCGGCCACATTGGCGGCCCTGCTGGCCAGCGGCCATGACCTCGACGCTGCCGCCCGCGAAGCCCTGGGCTACCTCGAACGCAGCCTGGGCCAGGGCTTTGCCCCCGGCATGGGCCAGAGCCTGCCCAACCGCATGTTCTGGGCCCTGACCGACGACGACAACAGCCCCGACGACCACCCCTCTTTTGAAGCCACGCAGCCCCTTGCGGGCCTTTGA
- the hemL gene encoding glutamate-1-semialdehyde 2,1-aminomutase, with protein MTHSTDRNQALFERAKALIPGGVNSPVRAFRAVGGTPRFITRAQGAYIWDANGKRYTDYIGSWGPMILGHGHPAVLEAVQKAAVDGFSFGAPTEREVELAEAIVRLVPSIEMIRLVSSGTEAGMSAIRLARGATGRSKIIKFNGCYHGHADSLLVKAGSGLATFGHATSAGVPPEVVQHTLVLEYNDVAQLEEAFALHGKEVACVIMEPIAGNMNFVRASTPFMRRARELCTQHGALLVIDEVMTGFRVALGGAQSIYAQQIPGFKPDLTVLGKVIGGGMPLAAFGGRRDLMEQLAPLGPVYQAGTLSGNPVATACGLATLAEISKPGFYDQLATRTRQLTSGLTAAARAAGVDFCTDSEGGMFGFFLLPALPQNYPTVLGTDGARFNRLFHGLLDAGVYTAPALYEACFVSAAHTEEDVAATVAAAEQVLQTLTK; from the coding sequence ATGACACATTCCACCGACCGCAACCAAGCCCTGTTCGAGCGCGCCAAGGCGCTGATCCCCGGTGGCGTGAACTCGCCCGTGCGCGCCTTTCGCGCCGTCGGCGGCACGCCGCGCTTCATCACGCGCGCGCAAGGCGCCTACATCTGGGATGCCAACGGCAAGCGCTACACCGACTACATCGGCTCCTGGGGGCCGATGATCCTCGGCCACGGCCATCCCGCCGTGCTCGAAGCGGTGCAAAAGGCCGCCGTCGATGGCTTTTCATTCGGTGCCCCGACCGAACGCGAAGTTGAGCTGGCCGAAGCCATCGTGCGCCTGGTGCCCTCGATCGAAATGATCCGCCTGGTCAGCTCGGGCACCGAAGCCGGCATGAGCGCCATCCGCCTGGCGCGCGGCGCCACCGGGCGCAGCAAGATCATCAAGTTCAACGGCTGCTACCACGGCCATGCCGATTCGCTCCTGGTCAAGGCCGGCTCGGGCCTGGCCACCTTTGGCCACGCCACCAGCGCCGGCGTGCCGCCCGAGGTGGTGCAGCACACGCTGGTGCTCGAATACAACGACGTGGCGCAGCTCGAAGAAGCGTTTGCGCTGCACGGCAAGGAAGTCGCCTGCGTCATCATGGAGCCGATCGCCGGCAACATGAACTTTGTGCGCGCCAGCACCCCCTTCATGCGCCGCGCGCGCGAGCTGTGCACGCAGCATGGCGCGCTCTTGGTCATCGACGAGGTCATGACGGGCTTTCGCGTCGCCCTGGGTGGTGCGCAAAGCATTTACGCGCAGCAAATTCCCGGCTTTAAGCCCGACCTCACAGTGCTGGGCAAGGTCATTGGCGGCGGGATGCCGCTGGCGGCCTTTGGCGGTCGGCGCGACCTGATGGAGCAGCTCGCGCCCCTGGGCCCGGTGTACCAGGCCGGCACACTCAGCGGCAACCCGGTGGCCACGGCCTGCGGCCTGGCAACGCTGGCCGAAATCTCCAAGCCCGGCTTTTACGACCAACTGGCCACGCGCACGCGCCAGCTCACCAGCGGCCTGACGGCAGCGGCGCGGGCGGCGGGGGTGGATTTCTGCACCGACAGCGAAGGCGGCATGTTCGGCTTCTTCCTGCTGCCCGCGCTGCCGCAGAACTACCCCACGGTGCTGGGCACCGACGGCGCGCGCTTTAACCGCCTGTTCCACGGCCTGCTCGACGCTGGCGTGTACACCGCACCGGCGCTGTACGAAGCCTGCTTCGTCAGCGCCGCGCACACCGAAGAAGACGTGGCCGCCACCGTGGCAGCGGCGGAACAAGTGTTGCAAACGCTCACAAAATAA
- the purH gene encoding bifunctional phosphoribosylaminoimidazolecarboxamide formyltransferase/IMP cyclohydrolase gives MALTALLSVSDKTGIVEFASALHQLGVRLLSTGGTAKLLADSGLPVTEVAEVTQFPEMLDGRVKTLHPKVHGGLLARRDLPAHMAALKEHGIATIDLLVVNLYPFEATVAKPGCTLADAIENIDIGGPAMVRSAAKNWKDVGVLTSADQYEAVLAELKAQGKLSDKLRFALSVAAFNRIAQYDGAISDYLSSVNFEAEKLSETYVPERSQFPGQSNGHFIKVQDLRYGENSHQSAAWYRDLHPAPGSLALGVQLQGKELSYNNIADADAAWECVKSFKLPACVIVKHANPCGVAVGASALEAYGKAFQTDPTSAFGGIIALNRTVDGAAAQKISQQFVEVLMAPDFTPEALEVFKAKANVRLMKIALPAGGDTPWKQGRNAIDAKRVGSGLLLQTADNHELQLPDVKVVTIKQPTQEEIQDLLFAWKVAKYVKSNAIVFCKGGMTMGVGAGQMSRLDSARIASIKAQAAGLSLQNTVVASDAFFPFRDGLDVVVDAGATCVAQPGGSMRDQEVIDAANERGVAMVFTGVRHFRH, from the coding sequence ATGGCCCTGACCGCACTGCTCTCTGTATCCGACAAAACCGGCATCGTCGAATTTGCCAGCGCCCTGCACCAGCTGGGCGTGCGCCTGCTCTCCACCGGTGGCACGGCCAAGCTGCTGGCCGACAGCGGCCTGCCCGTGACCGAGGTGGCCGAGGTGACGCAGTTCCCCGAAATGCTCGATGGCCGCGTCAAGACCCTGCACCCCAAGGTGCACGGCGGCCTGCTGGCGCGGCGCGACCTGCCGGCGCACATGGCGGCATTGAAGGAACACGGCATAGCCACCATCGACCTGCTGGTCGTGAACCTCTACCCCTTCGAGGCCACGGTCGCCAAGCCCGGCTGCACGCTGGCCGACGCGATTGAGAACATCGACATCGGCGGCCCCGCCATGGTGCGCAGCGCCGCCAAGAACTGGAAGGATGTGGGCGTGCTCACCAGCGCCGACCAGTACGAAGCCGTGCTGGCAGAACTCAAGGCCCAAGGCAAACTCTCCGACAAGCTGCGCTTTGCGCTGTCGGTGGCGGCGTTCAACCGCATTGCGCAGTACGACGGCGCCATCAGCGACTACCTGTCCTCGGTCAACTTCGAGGCCGAGAAGCTGTCCGAAACCTATGTGCCCGAGCGCAGCCAGTTCCCCGGCCAGAGCAACGGCCACTTCATCAAAGTGCAAGACCTGCGCTACGGCGAGAACAGCCACCAAAGCGCCGCCTGGTACCGCGATCTGCACCCCGCGCCTGGCTCGCTGGCCCTGGGCGTGCAACTCCAGGGCAAAGAGCTGTCGTACAACAACATCGCCGACGCCGATGCCGCCTGGGAATGCGTCAAGAGCTTCAAGCTGCCCGCCTGCGTCATCGTCAAGCACGCCAACCCCTGCGGCGTGGCCGTGGGCGCGAGCGCGCTCGAAGCCTACGGCAAGGCGTTCCAGACCGACCCGACCAGCGCCTTCGGCGGCATCATTGCCCTCAACCGCACGGTCGATGGCGCGGCGGCGCAGAAAATTTCGCAGCAGTTCGTCGAGGTGCTGATGGCCCCCGACTTCACGCCCGAGGCGCTCGAAGTGTTCAAGGCCAAGGCCAATGTGCGCCTGATGAAAATCGCCCTGCCGGCAGGCGGCGACACGCCCTGGAAGCAAGGCCGCAACGCCATCGACGCCAAGCGCGTGGGCTCGGGCCTGCTCTTGCAGACGGCGGACAACCACGAGCTGCAGCTGCCCGACGTGAAGGTGGTGACCATCAAGCAGCCCACGCAGGAAGAAATACAGGACTTGCTGTTTGCCTGGAAGGTGGCCAAGTACGTCAAGAGCAACGCCATCGTCTTCTGCAAGGGCGGCATGACCATGGGCGTGGGTGCGGGCCAGATGAGTCGCCTGGATTCGGCGCGCATCGCCAGCATCAAGGCCCAGGCAGCGGGCCTGTCGCTGCAGAACACCGTGGTGGCGAGCGACGCCTTCTTCCCCTTCCGCGACGGCCTCGATGTGGTGGTCGATGCGGGCGCCACCTGCGTCGCCCAGCCCGGCGGCTCCATGCGTGACCAGGAGGTGATTGACGCCGCCAACGAACGCGGCGTCGCCATGGTGTTCACGGGCGTGCGCCACTTCCGGCATTGA
- a CDS encoding Fis family transcriptional regulator codes for MSAQPINVEDCVRQSLQRYFADLDGETPDGMYDMLVRLVEKPLLEVVMQQAENNQSRAAEWLGLNRNTLRKKLQQHEML; via the coding sequence ATGAGCGCCCAACCCATCAACGTTGAAGACTGCGTGCGCCAAAGCCTGCAGCGCTACTTTGCCGACCTCGACGGCGAAACCCCCGATGGCATGTACGACATGCTGGTGCGCCTGGTGGAAAAACCGCTGCTCGAAGTGGTGATGCAGCAGGCCGAGAACAACCAGTCGCGCGCCGCCGAGTGGCTGGGGCTCAACCGCAACACGCTGCGCAAGAAGCTGCAGCAGCACGAAATGCTATGA
- the dusB gene encoding tRNA dihydrouridine synthase DusB, whose amino-acid sequence MSALFIGQYPLANRLFVAPMAGVTDRPFRQLCKQLGAGYAVSEMVTSRKDLWASLKTSRRANHDGESGPIAVQIAGTDAAMMAEAAVYNAERGAQIIDINMGCPAKKVCNKWAGSALMQNEALAVEIAAAVVAACAPLAVPVTLKMRTGWCAAHKNAVALARRFEDVGVQMLTVHGRTREQGYRGAAEYDTIAAVKAAVRVPVVANGDITSPEKARAVLAATGADAVMVGRAAQGRPWIFRDIAHYLETGEHLAPPLVAEVQRLLLAHLQDHYQLYGEAAGVRSARKHIAWYVRQLPGGEGLRQHINRIDDSAAQWQAVHDYFADLATRMDRLPYLADAAPIAAEEGICA is encoded by the coding sequence ATGTCTGCCCTGTTCATTGGCCAATACCCATTGGCGAATCGTCTATTTGTTGCGCCCATGGCGGGGGTGACGGACAGACCGTTTCGCCAGCTGTGCAAGCAATTGGGTGCCGGCTATGCGGTCAGCGAGATGGTGACGTCGCGCAAGGATTTGTGGGCCAGCCTCAAGACCAGCCGCCGCGCCAACCATGACGGCGAGAGTGGCCCGATTGCCGTGCAAATTGCCGGCACCGACGCCGCCATGATGGCCGAGGCGGCGGTGTACAACGCCGAGCGCGGCGCGCAGATCATCGACATCAACATGGGCTGCCCGGCCAAGAAGGTGTGCAACAAGTGGGCCGGCTCCGCCCTGATGCAAAACGAGGCCCTGGCGGTGGAGATTGCCGCCGCCGTGGTCGCCGCCTGCGCGCCGCTGGCTGTGCCCGTCACGCTCAAGATGCGCACCGGCTGGTGCGCAGCGCACAAGAACGCCGTGGCCCTGGCGCGCCGTTTTGAGGATGTGGGCGTGCAGATGCTCACCGTTCACGGCCGCACGCGCGAGCAAGGCTACCGGGGGGCGGCCGAGTACGACACCATCGCCGCCGTCAAGGCCGCCGTGCGCGTGCCGGTGGTGGCCAATGGCGACATCACCAGCCCTGAAAAAGCCCGCGCCGTGCTCGCCGCCACCGGTGCCGACGCAGTCATGGTGGGCCGCGCCGCCCAGGGCCGGCCCTGGATTTTTCGTGACATCGCGCATTACCTGGAGACGGGCGAGCACCTCGCCCCCCCGCTGGTGGCCGAGGTGCAGCGCCTGCTGCTGGCGCACCTGCAAGACCATTACCAGCTCTACGGCGAAGCCGCCGGCGTGCGCAGCGCGCGCAAGCACATCGCCTGGTACGTGCGCCAGCTGCCCGGGGGCGAGGGTTTGCGCCAACACATCAACCGCATCGACGACAGCGCCGCCCAGTGGCAGGCCGTGCACGACTACTTTGCCGACCTGGCAACGCGCATGGACCGCCTGCCGTACCTGGCCGACGCCGCCCCGATCGCAGCCGAAGAAGGAATTTGCGCATGA
- a CDS encoding YqaA family protein, protein MEIWMQSLLSLLALPQWGLGTLFVVALVSATLLPLGSEPALFGLLQLNPGLFWPAIFVATAGNTLGGGISWWLGLGTHRMVDRAAGHPTELRALTWLRRFGARACLLSWLPIVGDPLCAVAGWLRLPFWPCMAYMAVGKFLRYLVMTTALIYLWPLLPN, encoded by the coding sequence ATGGAAATCTGGATGCAATCGCTGCTCAGCCTGCTGGCCCTGCCGCAATGGGGGCTGGGCACGCTGTTCGTCGTCGCCCTGGTCTCGGCCACGCTGCTGCCGCTGGGCTCGGAGCCGGCGCTGTTTGGGCTGCTGCAGCTCAACCCCGGGCTGTTCTGGCCCGCCATTTTCGTCGCCACTGCGGGCAACACGCTCGGTGGTGGAATTTCCTGGTGGCTGGGCCTGGGCACGCACCGGATGGTCGATCGCGCCGCAGGCCACCCGACCGAGCTGCGCGCCCTCACCTGGCTGCGCCGCTTCGGCGCCCGCGCCTGCCTGCTCAGCTGGCTGCCCATCGTCGGCGACCCGCTGTGCGCCGTCGCCGGCTGGCTGCGCCTGCCGTTCTGGCCCTGCATGGCCTACATGGCAGTGGGAAAATTCCTGCGCTACCTGGTGATGACCACCGCCCTGATCTACCTCTGGCCGCTGCTCCCAAACTAA
- the rarD gene encoding EamA family transporter RarD, with translation MQSGIAYATLAYVSWGLFPLFFRQLAAVSALEVIAHRTLWCLVFLLGVLLVRRQLSWVAALRRQPRVLAVFVASALLLGVNWLTYIWAINNGHVLDSSLGYFMLPLVSVGLGFVFLRERPRPGQWLAVALAAAGVLWLTWQAGRPPWIALVLAVTFGFYGLLRKTATLGALEGLSLETAVLAPLALAYLAWTGWQGQAAWVQADAGLRAWMLLAGPITAIPLLLFAAGARRIPLATMGLLQYISPSLQFALGVWLFGEAVQPARLLGFACIWGALVLYSLEGLWQRRL, from the coding sequence ATGCAATCCGGTATCGCCTACGCCACTCTGGCTTATGTTTCGTGGGGCTTGTTCCCGCTGTTTTTTCGCCAGCTGGCGGCGGTGTCGGCGCTGGAGGTGATTGCGCACCGCACGCTGTGGTGCCTGGTGTTTCTGCTGGGGGTGCTGCTGGTGCGGCGCCAGCTGTCCTGGGTGGCGGCGCTGCGGCGTCAGCCGCGTGTGCTGGCGGTGTTCGTGGCCTCGGCCTTGCTGCTGGGGGTCAATTGGCTGACTTACATCTGGGCCATCAACAACGGCCATGTGCTCGACTCCAGCCTGGGTTACTTCATGCTGCCGCTGGTGAGCGTGGGGCTGGGCTTTGTCTTTCTGCGCGAGCGTCCGCGCCCAGGGCAGTGGCTGGCGGTGGCGCTGGCGGCAGCCGGCGTGCTGTGGCTGACCTGGCAGGCCGGGCGTCCGCCCTGGATTGCCCTGGTGCTGGCCGTCACGTTTGGTTTTTATGGCCTGCTGCGCAAGACAGCGACGCTGGGTGCCCTCGAAGGGCTGTCGCTGGAGACAGCCGTGCTCGCGCCACTGGCGCTGGCGTATCTGGCCTGGACAGGCTGGCAGGGGCAGGCGGCCTGGGTACAGGCCGATGCCGGGCTGCGGGCCTGGATGCTGTTGGCTGGGCCGATCACCGCCATTCCTTTGTTGCTGTTTGCGGCGGGGGCGCGGCGCATTCCGCTCGCCACCATGGGGTTGTTGCAATACATCTCGCCCTCGCTGCAGTTTGCGCTGGGCGTGTGGCTGTTTGGCGAGGCGGTGCAGCCGGCGCGCCTGCTGGGTTTTGCCTGTATCTGGGGCGCGCTGGTGCTCTACAGCCTTGAAGGGTTGTGGCAGCGCCGACTTTAG
- the ychF gene encoding redox-regulated ATPase YchF: protein MSLKCGIVGLPNVGKSTLFNALTKAGIAAENYPFCTIEPNTGVVEVPDPRLQQLAQIISPERIVPAIVEFVDIAGLVAGASKGEGLGNQFLAHIRETDAIVNVVRCFEDPNVIHVAGRVDPIADIEVIQTELCLADLATVEKALNRYSKAAKSGNDKEAAKLVALLTPIQAALNEGKPARSIEVSKEDAPLLKQFCLITAKPAMFVGNVAEDGFANNPLLDKLREYAAAQNAPVVAICAKIEAELAEMDDADRLEFLQELGQDEPGLNRLIRAGFGLLGLQTYFTAGVKEVRAWTIHKGDTAPQAAGVIHGDFERGFIRAQTIAFDDFIQYKGEQGAKDAGKMRAEGKEYVVKDGDVLNFLFNV from the coding sequence ATGAGCCTCAAATGCGGCATCGTGGGTCTGCCCAACGTTGGTAAGTCCACCCTGTTCAACGCCTTGACCAAGGCCGGCATCGCCGCCGAGAACTACCCCTTCTGCACCATCGAGCCCAACACCGGCGTGGTCGAGGTGCCCGACCCGCGCCTGCAGCAGCTGGCGCAGATCATTTCGCCCGAGCGCATCGTGCCGGCCATCGTCGAGTTTGTGGACATTGCCGGCCTGGTGGCGGGCGCGAGCAAGGGCGAGGGCCTGGGCAACCAGTTCCTGGCGCACATCCGCGAGACGGATGCCATCGTCAACGTGGTGCGCTGCTTTGAAGACCCGAACGTGATCCACGTCGCGGGCCGCGTCGATCCGATTGCCGACATCGAGGTCATCCAGACCGAGCTGTGCCTGGCCGACCTGGCCACCGTCGAGAAAGCGCTCAACCGCTACAGCAAGGCGGCCAAGAGCGGCAACGACAAGGAGGCGGCCAAGCTGGTGGCGCTGCTGACGCCCATCCAGGCCGCGCTCAACGAGGGCAAGCCCGCACGCAGCATTGAAGTGAGCAAGGAAGACGCACCGCTGCTCAAGCAGTTTTGCCTCATCACCGCCAAGCCGGCAATGTTCGTCGGCAACGTGGCCGAGGACGGTTTTGCGAACAACCCGCTGCTCGACAAGTTGCGCGAGTACGCTGCTGCGCAAAACGCCCCGGTGGTGGCCATCTGCGCCAAGATCGAAGCCGAGCTGGCGGAGATGGACGATGCCGACCGCCTGGAGTTCCTGCAGGAACTGGGCCAGGACGAACCCGGCCTGAACCGCCTGATCCGCGCCGGCTTCGGCCTGCTGGGGCTGCAGACCTACTTCACCGCTGGCGTGAAGGAAGTGCGAGCCTGGACCATCCACAAAGGCGACACCGCGCCGCAGGCCGCTGGCGTGATCCACGGCGACTTCGAACGCGGCTTCATCCGCGCGCAAACCATCGCCTTTGACGACTTCATCCAATACAAGGGTGAGCAAGGCGCCAAGGACGCGGGCAAGATGCGCGCCGAAGGCAAGGAATATGTGGTCAAGGATGGGGATGTGTTGAACTTTTTGTTCAACGTCTGA
- a CDS encoding FAD-dependent monooxygenase, with protein sequence MAQTFDVCIRGSGIVGRTLALLLARERLRVALVGPADEPASSTPHEDVRAYALNATSRALLQQLRAWPEPQHACAVQHMQVHGDQDGLLHFDASAQQAEALAWIVDVPALEMRLAEAVRYQPQVELVHAPVPATLTAVCEGRASRTREEFGVEFTATPYAQQAIAARLRCAQPHGQVARQWFGADGSILAFLPLAGGEGNSVAIVWSVPQEQAPQLLALEPEAFALQLQHASHDALGSLELTSRRAAWPLQQAQAQHWCGPQPGQTAHSWVLAGDAAHNVHPLAGQGLNLGLADVQALAHTLQGRDWRSIADLRLLRRYERERKAALLPMALAMDGLQQLFVRPEAPVQALRNWGLKGFERSGLLKQWMARQAMGSTH encoded by the coding sequence ATGGCGCAAACCTTTGACGTATGTATCCGTGGCTCCGGCATCGTGGGCCGCACACTGGCCCTGCTCTTGGCGCGCGAGCGCCTGCGCGTGGCCCTGGTCGGCCCTGCCGACGAACCTGCCAGCAGCACGCCGCACGAGGACGTGCGCGCCTACGCGCTCAACGCCACCTCGCGGGCGCTGCTGCAGCAGCTGCGCGCCTGGCCCGAGCCGCAGCACGCCTGCGCCGTGCAGCACATGCAGGTGCACGGCGACCAGGACGGCCTGCTGCACTTTGACGCCAGCGCGCAACAGGCCGAAGCCCTGGCCTGGATCGTGGACGTACCCGCCCTTGAAATGCGCCTGGCCGAAGCCGTGCGCTACCAACCCCAGGTGGAACTGGTGCACGCCCCCGTGCCCGCCACCCTGACCGCCGTCTGCGAAGGCCGCGCCAGCCGCACGCGCGAAGAATTCGGTGTGGAATTTACCGCCACCCCCTACGCCCAACAGGCCATTGCCGCGCGCCTGCGCTGCGCCCAGCCGCACGGCCAGGTGGCGCGCCAGTGGTTTGGCGCCGATGGCAGCATCCTGGCTTTTTTGCCACTCGCCGGTGGCGAGGGGAACTCGGTGGCGATTGTCTGGTCAGTGCCCCAGGAGCAGGCGCCGCAGCTGTTGGCGCTCGAACCCGAAGCCTTTGCCCTGCAACTGCAGCACGCGAGCCACGACGCGCTCGGCAGCCTGGAATTGACCAGCCGCCGCGCCGCCTGGCCGCTGCAGCAGGCGCAGGCGCAGCACTGGTGCGGCCCCCAGCCGGGCCAGACCGCGCACAGCTGGGTGCTGGCGGGCGATGCGGCGCACAACGTCCATCCCCTGGCCGGCCAGGGGCTGAACCTGGGCCTGGCCGACGTGCAAGCGCTGGCGCACACCCTGCAAGGGCGCGACTGGCGCAGCATTGCCGACCTGCGCCTGCTGCGCCGCTACGAGCGCGAGCGCAAGGCCGCCCTGCTGCCCATGGCCCTGGCCATGGACGGGCTGCAACAGCTCTTCGTGCGCCCCGAAGCGCCGGTGCAGGCCCTGCGCAACTGGGGCCTCAAGGGCTTCGAGCGCAGCGGCCTGCTCAAACAATGGATGGCCCGCCAGGCCATGGGATCAACGCACTGA
- a CDS encoding DsbC family protein: MPALPALLAGALLTTLALGAQANEAAIRKTLAERIPQLSKIDEVRATPMDGLFEVRIGTDLFYTDARGNYLIQGELIDTKARRNLTEDRINKLTAVKFDELPFKDAVTIVRGDGSRKLAVFEDPNCGYCKRFERDMQNVNNVTVHLFLYPILSPDSVEKSRNIWCAKSPEAAWHDLMLREKTPASASCDTAALQRNLALGKKHKITGTPTLIFTDGSRVPGAIGAQEVEKRLAETASAR; the protein is encoded by the coding sequence CTGCCCGCACTACCCGCCCTGCTCGCCGGCGCCCTGCTCACCACCCTGGCGCTGGGCGCTCAGGCGAACGAGGCCGCAATCCGCAAAACCCTGGCCGAGCGCATTCCGCAGCTGTCCAAGATCGACGAAGTGCGCGCCACGCCCATGGACGGCCTGTTCGAGGTGCGCATCGGCACCGACCTGTTCTACACCGACGCCCGGGGCAACTACCTGATCCAGGGCGAGCTGATCGACACCAAGGCGCGGCGCAACCTGACCGAAGACCGCATCAACAAGCTCACCGCCGTCAAGTTCGACGAGCTGCCGTTCAAGGACGCCGTCACTATCGTGCGCGGCGACGGCTCGCGCAAACTGGCCGTGTTTGAAGACCCCAACTGCGGTTACTGCAAGCGCTTCGAGCGCGACATGCAAAACGTCAACAACGTCACCGTGCACCTGTTTCTCTACCCCATCCTGAGCCCGGATTCGGTAGAAAAATCACGCAACATCTGGTGCGCCAAGAGCCCCGAAGCCGCCTGGCACGACCTGATGCTGCGCGAAAAAACGCCCGCCAGCGCCAGCTGCGACACCGCCGCCCTGCAGCGCAACCTGGCGCTGGGCAAAAAACACAAAATCACCGGCACCCCGACCCTGATCTTCACCGACGGCTCGCGCGTACCCGGCGCCATTGGCGCGCAAGAGGTGGAAAAGCGCCTGGCCGAAACCGCCAGCGCCCGCTGA